Proteins from a single region of Canis aureus isolate CA01 chromosome 26, VMU_Caureus_v.1.0, whole genome shotgun sequence:
- the RBM12 gene encoding RNA-binding protein 12 yields MAVVIRLQGLPIVAGTMDIRHFFSGLTIPDGGVHIVGGELGEAFIVFATDEDARLGMMRTGGTIKGSKVTLLLSSKTEMQNMIELSRRRFETANLDIPPANASRSGPPPSSGMSGRVNLPTTVPNFNNPSPSVVTAATSVHESNKNIQTFSTASIGTAPPNMGASFGSPTFSSTIPSTASPMNTVPPPPIPPIPAMPSLPPMPSIPPIPVPPPVPTLPPVPPVPPIPPVPSVPPMTPLPPMSGMPPLNPPPVAPLPAGMNGSGAPMNLNNNLNPVFLGPLNPVNPIQMNSQSSVKPLPINPDDLYVSVHGMPFSAMENDVRDFFHGLRVDAVHLLKDHVGRNNGNGLVKFLSPQDTFEALKRNRMLMIQRYVEVSPATERQWVAAGGHITFKQSIGPSGQTHPPPQTLPRSKSPSGQKRSRSRSPHEAGFCVYLKGLPFEAENKHVIDFFKKLDIVEDSIYIAYGPNGKATGEGFVEFRNEADYKAALCRHKQYMGNRFIQVHPITKKGMLEKIDMIRKRLQNFSYDQREMMLNPEGDVSSAKVCAHITNIPFSITKMDVLQFLEGIPVDENAVHVLVDNNGQGLGQALVQFKNEDDARKSERLHRKKLNGREAFVHVVTLEDMREIEKNPPAQGKKGLKIPVPGNPAVPGIPSVGMPSAGMPGAGMPGAGMPGAGMPGPGMPGAGMPGAGMPGAGGEEHAFLTVGSKEANNGPPFNFPGNFGGSNAFGPPLPPPGLGGAFGDARPGMPSVGNSGLPGLGLDVPGFGSGPNNLSGPGFGGGPQNFGNGPGSLGGPPGFGSGPPGLGSAPGHLSGPPAFGPGPGPGPGPIHIGGPPGFGSSSGKPGPTVIKVQNMPFTVSIDEILDFFYGYQVIPGSVCLKYNEKGMPTGEAMVAFESRDEATAAVIDLNDRPIGSRKVKLVLG; encoded by the coding sequence ATGGCTGTGGTCATCCGTTTGCAAGGTCTCCCAATTGTGGCGGGGACCATGGACATTCGCCACTTCTTCTCTGGATTGACCATTCCTGATGGGGGCGTGCATATTGTAGGGGGTGAACTGGGTGAGGCTTTCATCGTTTTTGCCACTGATGAAGATGCAAGGCTTGGTATGATGCGCACAGGTGGTACAATTAAAGGGTCAAAAGTAACACTTTTGCTGAGTAGTAAAACGGAAATGCAGAATATGATTGAACTGAGTCGTAGGCGCTTTGAAACTGCCAACTTAGATATACCACCAGCAAATGCTAGTAGATCAGGACCGCCACCTAGCTCAGGAATGAGTGGCAGAGTAAATTTGCCTACAACAGTACCTAACTTTAATAATCCTTCACCCAGTGTAGTTACTGCTGCCACATCTGTTCATGAAAGCAACAAAAACATTCAGACATTTTCCACAGCCAGCATAGGAACGGCTCCTCCAAATATGGGGGCTTCTTTTGGGAGCCCAACGTTTAGCTCAACCATTCCGAGCACAGCGTCTCCAATGAACACAGTCCCGCCACCACCAATTCCTCCGATCCCAGCGATGCCATCTTTGCCACCAATGCCGTCCATTCCCCCAATACCAGTTCCTCCTCCAGTACCTACATTGCCTCCTGTGCCTCCTGTGCCCCCAATTCCCCCAGTCCCTTCTGTGCCACCCATGACCCCACTGCCACCCATGTCTGGCATGCCACCCTTGAACCCGCCACCTGTGGCACCTCTGCCTGCTGGAATGAATGGTTCTGGAGCACCTATGAATCTGAACAATAACCTGAACCCTGTGTTTCTGGGTCCGTTGAATCCTGTTAACCCTATCCAGATGAATTCTCAAAGCAGTGTGAAACCACTTCCCATCAACCCTGATGATCTGTATGTCAGTGTGCATGGAATGCCCTTTTCTGCAATGGAAAATGATGTCAGAGATTTTTTCCATGGGCTCCGTGTTGATGCAGTGCATTTGTTGAAAGATCATGTAGGTCGAAATAATGGGAACGGATTGGTTAAGTTTCTCTCCCCTCAAGATACATTTGAAGCTTTGAAACGAAACAGAATGCTGATGATTCAACGCTATGTGGAAGTTAGTCCTGCCACAGAAAGACAGTGGGTAGCTGCTGGAGGCCATATCACTTTTAAGCAAAGTATAGGACCTTCTGGACAAACCCATCCCCCTCCTCAGACACTTCCCAGGTCAAAATCGCCCAGTGGGCAGAAAAGGTCAAGGTCAAGATCACCACACGAGGCTGGTTTTTGTGTTTACTTGAAAGGGCTACCATTTGAAGCAGAAAACAAAcatgtcattgatttttttaaaaagttggataTTGTGGAAGATAGTATTTATATTGCTTATGGACCCAATGGGAAAGCAACTGGTGAAGGCTTTGTAGAGTTCAGGAATGAGGCTGACTATAAGGCTGCTCTGTGTCGTCATAAACAATACATGGGCAATCGCTTTATTCAAGTGCATCCAATTACTAAGAAAGGTATGCTAGAAAAGATAGATATGATTCGTAAAAGACTGCAGAACTTCAGCTATGACCAGAGAGAAATGATGTTAAATCCGGAGGGGGATGTCAGCTCTGCCAAAGTCTGTGCTCACATAACAAATATTCCATTCAGCATTACCAAGATGGATGTTCTTCAGTTCCTAGAAGGAATCCCAGTGGATGAAAATGCTGTACATGTTCTTGTTGATAACAATGGGCAAGGTCTAGGACAGGCATTGGTtcagtttaaaaatgaagatgatgCACGTAAGTCTGAACGCTTACACCGTAAAAAACTTAATGGGAGAGAAGCTTTTGTTCATGTAGTTACTCTAGAAGAtatgagagagattgagaaaaatCCCCCTGCCCAAGGAAAAAAAGGGTTAAAGATACCTGTGCCAGGTAATCCTGCAGTTCCAGGAATACCCAGTGTGGGAATGCCCAGTGCGGGAATGCCCGGTGCGGGAATGCCCGGTGCCGGAATGCCCGGTGCCGGAATGCCCGGTCCCGGAATGCCTGGTGCCGGAATGCCCGGTGCCGGAATGCCTGGTGCAGGAGGTGAAGAGCAtgccttcctgactgtaggatcTAAGGAGGCCAACAATGGGCCTCCATTTAACTTTCCTGGTAATTTTGGTGGGTCAAATGCCTTTGGGCCACCACTCCCTCCTCCAGGATTAGGAGGCGCCTTTGGTGATGCTAGGCCTGGTATGCCTTCAGTTGGAAATAGTGGTTTGCCTGGTCTAGGACTGGATGTTCCAGGTTTTGGAAGTGGACCAAATAATTTAAGTGGGCCAGGATTTGGAGGAGGCCCTCAGAATTTTGGAAATGGCCCTGGTAGTTTAGGTGGCCCCCCGGGCTTTGGAAGTGGCCCTCCTGGTCTTGGAAGTGCCCCTGGGCATTTGAGTGGGCCACCAGCCTTTGGGCCTGGCCCTGGTCCTGGCCCTGGCCCAATTCACATTGGTGGACCCCCTGGCTTTGGATCTAGTTCTGGAAAACCAGGACCTACAGTAATTAAAGTGCAGAATATGCCCTTTACTGTGTCTATTGATgagattttagatttcttttatgGCTATCAAGTGATCCCCGGCTCAGTGTgtttaaaatacaatgaaaaaggtATGCCCACAGGCGAAGCCATGGTGGCCTTCGAATCTCGGGATGAAGCCACAGCTGCTGTCATTGACTTAAATGACAGACCTATAGGCTCAAGGAAAGTAAAACTTGTCTTAGGGTAG